DNA sequence from the Parasphaerochaeta coccoides DSM 17374 genome:
TCGGTTCAGCTCGAAGAGGTTGTCCCTGCGGAAACGGGCCCGCCCAGCGAAGGGGGGCTCCCCCTCCTCGGTGCCTACCACGTTGGTGCAGATAAGGTAATAGCCGTCCAGCGCCTCCTCCCGCTGTAGCAGCTCCGTATCCAGGGAGACAGAGAACTCAGGAGCTTCCACGCGCTCTCCGGAGGCCCCGTCGAAGATGCTCTTCTTCAGGAACCGTCTCCCCGCATGGTTGTTCAGTACGGTGTTCTGCCCCCCGCCCGCCGCCTGCTGGGCTTTCTCGATGCTCTTCATCCTCTCGTGGCGTGCCTTCTGCTGGTAGGCGCGGCTGAAGAACACCACCTGCCTCTCGTTGACCGTCACTTTCCTCTTTCCGCCCGTCGCGGAATCGGTCACCCAACGCTCGACCGGAGTCAGGCGGCTCTTGTACCTGAAATCTCCATCGGCGGCACCATGGACGTAGCCCTCCTGCTTCAGGATGAAGGCCTGCAGCTCCGCGGTGCAGGTGCGCACCGACGAGCTGATGACGTACCCGCTGTGCCGCAGCAGGATGGAGGCCACGTTCATCCCGCTCATCATGCCCCTGTCCGCCACGTAGATGGTCCGGCCCGTCTGCTGCAGGGGGCGGAAGGTGGCCACGTCGGTGGTGTTGCCCGGGAACAGGCCGTAGGAGAGGGGGATGCCGTCGGCGTCCATGAACAGACCCATCTGCACGATGGGATCGGGCCGGTGTTCCTTGCTCACCCCCCGCCGTCTCAGCTCGTCCTCGGCGTCCACCTCCCAGTAATAGTTGGTCACGTCGTAGTACAGCAGGCCCGTGTCCCGCCCGTACTGCCGCTCCACCATCCGCCCCAGATGGTCTATGAGGGCGTCCTTGTGCCGGGAGAAGAACGCGAGGGAGCGGTACACGTCGTCGGCGCTGAAGGCCACGTCCCCGGCAAGCCTCTGGCGCGCCTGCCAGGTACCCAGCTTGCTGTCCGGCGCCAGGATGCGCGAACACACCAGCAGCCGGAAGATGCTGTTGTGGTTGAAGAGCGCCTTGGTGTAGCGCCTCCTGTTGTTCCAGAAATAGTCGATCTCCAGCTCGTGGTAGAGCTTCAGCAGCGGCAGGACGCCGTAGCTGAGGATCCTGTCCGCCCTCACCTCCGGGTCCGTGCAGTCCGTCCCCTCTCCAGGGGCGAAGTGGAAATGCTCGGCCGTCGAGACGCTCAGGGACACCTGCCGCTCCTTCTCTTCCTGCGTCAGCCGTCTCGCCTCGGCCTTGAAATGGCTCACCGGGTCATCGTAGAGCGCCTGGAGCTCGTCCAGATAGCCGAGCCACTGCACGAGGGAGTGCTTCACCGTGCCGTTTTTGCGATGGCCGGAGTAATAGGCCAGGCGTTTGCGTCCGCTCTTGTTTTCGGGGACTATCTTGATGAACATCGGGCACCTCTTCTGAGGAGAATCATATCATACCTCACAGTGCCACACAATGCCAAACTGATGAATGTTTTCAGGAAAGTGCAAAAAAAACTTCTTGCTACTTCCCTCACAAGAAGTTACTTCCCTCCTTCTCTGTCATCTAACTGCGAAACTATGGAAATGGGTTTTGCCCGTGCAGCCGCAGACAAGGTAGTGTTTATGGATGCGGGAGAAATCGTCGAAACCGGCTCTCCTGAACAGATATTCGAGCATCCTGCCAACGCCCGCACAAAACTGTTTCTGGATCATATCCTGTAAGCGGAAATATATCCTGCTCCCCTGTCAGGAATCTCCGAAAAAAATTCCGGATGCCTACACAATATGACCGGAATACAGTACAGTGTGCGACGATATGGGCAAGAAAACCACAGAACATAGCAATCAGGATTTATTCGACAGATACTATGTGGACATATACGGGGAACGTTGGACTAAACTCCGTACTGCACTTCTTGTGCAACGCACTCCTGTTGAATTTTCTGCTGGCCTTGTCCGTCCCTATTTCATGGATGAAGCCTCCATCATCGCCGCGCGCGCCCTGCCTGTCAGACCTCATGATGCTGTGCTGGATATGTGCGCGGCTCCCGGTGGCAAGACCCTTGTCCTTGCCACCCGTCTTGGACAGGACGGTTCCCTGGTGGCGAATGATCGTTCCGCATCGCGGCGGTCACGTCTGCATGCAGTCCTGGACGGATATCTTCCTGCCGAAATACGGGCAAAAGTGACGGTCACAGGCCACGATTCCACCCGCTGGAGTCTGCACCAACGGGACATGTATGACTCAATCCTCCTGGATGCGCCATGTTCCAGTGAAAGACATGTTCTCACCACTCCATCTGCCTTGAAGGAATGGAGTCCCTCACGTCCCAAACGGCTTTCCGTCCAACAGTTTGCCATGCTTGCGGCCGCCCTGGATGCCGTCAAGCCAGAAGGATATATCTTGTATTCCACATGCGCCCTTGCGCCCATTGAGAACGAACAGGTAATCCAGAAACTTCTTGAACGACGGAAAGGCCGGTGTGAAACCGTTCCTCTCTCTTTTGAGGCGGCAGAAAACAGGGATGCCGGATATATCATCCTTCCCGATACAGCCGATGGCCGCGGGCCTTTATATTTTTGCCTTATCCGTCGCACAGCCTGACCCACAGAAGGAGTACTACGTTGAGTTTCGATTTACGACGGGAACTGAATCCCGAACAATACCTTGCGGCGTCAACTATTGACGGTCCTCTGCTCATCATTGCCGGCGCAGGAAGCGGCAAGACCCGCATGCTGACCTTCAGGGTCGCCCATATGCTGGAAAATGGCATATCCCCCCACTCCATCCTTGCCCTGACTTTTACGAACAAGGCGGCAGCTGAGATGGCAGAACGCATCCATGATCTGACCGGCGTCAGCAGGAAAGAACTCATGGCAACGACTTTTCACGCATTCGGCATGAAGCTTCTCAAAAAATACATCCACCTGTTAGGATATAAAGATAATTTCACCATCTTCGACGCATCGGATGTACAGACACTCCTTTCGGATGTCATCCATAACCTTGGCTATGAAGAAGCGGATTATAATTTCTTTGAGCTTGCATCACTTTTCAGCGATGTCAAGACCGGGCGAGCCTCATTCCGCTCC
Encoded proteins:
- a CDS encoding IS1634 family transposase is translated as MFIKIVPENKSGRKRLAYYSGHRKNGTVKHSLVQWLGYLDELQALYDDPVSHFKAEARRLTQEEKERQVSLSVSTAEHFHFAPGEGTDCTDPEVRADRILSYGVLPLLKLYHELEIDYFWNNRRRYTKALFNHNSIFRLLVCSRILAPDSKLGTWQARQRLAGDVAFSADDVYRSLAFFSRHKDALIDHLGRMVERQYGRDTGLLYYDVTNYYWEVDAEDELRRRGVSKEHRPDPIVQMGLFMDADGIPLSYGLFPGNTTDVATFRPLQQTGRTIYVADRGMMSGMNVASILLRHSGYVISSSVRTCTAELQAFILKQEGYVHGAADGDFRYKSRLTPVERWVTDSATGGKRKVTVNERQVVFFSRAYQQKARHERMKSIEKAQQAAGGGQNTVLNNHAGRRFLKKSIFDGASGERVEAPEFSVSLDTELLQREEALDGYYLICTNVVGTEEGEPPFAGRARFRRDNLFELNRPVDDVDIIDMYRGLWRIEECFRITKTHLEARPVYVRTRDSIEAHFLTCFVSLLLLRLLEKRTGGTMSVGRMVDSLRQALLGDIEGQCFMNLYCDPVIQDIGAALDIDMSRKYYAKADVRALFAAVKKT
- a CDS encoding RsmB/NOP family class I SAM-dependent RNA methyltransferase is translated as MGKKTTEHSNQDLFDRYYVDIYGERWTKLRTALLVQRTPVEFSAGLVRPYFMDEASIIAARALPVRPHDAVLDMCAAPGGKTLVLATRLGQDGSLVANDRSASRRSRLHAVLDGYLPAEIRAKVTVTGHDSTRWSLHQRDMYDSILLDAPCSSERHVLTTPSALKEWSPSRPKRLSVQQFAMLAAALDAVKPEGYILYSTCALAPIENEQVIQKLLERRKGRCETVPLSFEAAENRDAGYIILPDTADGRGPLYFCLIRRTA